The following proteins are co-located in the Marinomonas profundi genome:
- a CDS encoding SPOR domain-containing protein: MGISKKLIIVMAALSLGACSSMSEKNTFMTYDDLQEKVRIHEEQWQAIQPKLDRIDALEAEVATLKGDQPVSSASEAESAETMGMDEGIAAADVAPVVTPVPLLIESDEANLTAAEMTTQPAMTGSAMTESAPESEPVVKAPPQSKFGVQVASYGNRDEAIRGWQVLEKAHPTSFQGLQPLVNQKEVNGRTMYQLKVGPFIDKSFSSDFCKMLKEKGKDCLLTQYNGETFVRR, encoded by the coding sequence ATGGGAATATCCAAAAAACTGATTATTGTGATGGCAGCGTTGTCATTGGGCGCTTGTTCTTCTATGAGCGAAAAAAACACCTTTATGACCTATGACGACTTGCAAGAGAAAGTGCGTATTCATGAAGAGCAGTGGCAAGCCATCCAGCCAAAATTAGACAGAATTGATGCATTAGAGGCGGAAGTCGCTACCTTAAAAGGCGACCAGCCCGTAAGTTCGGCGTCAGAAGCTGAAAGCGCTGAGACGATGGGGATGGATGAAGGGATTGCGGCAGCCGATGTCGCGCCAGTTGTTACTCCTGTCCCGTTATTGATAGAGAGTGATGAGGCGAATCTTACGGCCGCTGAAATGACGACACAGCCAGCAATGACTGGGTCTGCAATGACAGAGTCAGCGCCAGAGAGCGAGCCGGTGGTAAAAGCACCACCGCAAAGCAAATTTGGGGTGCAAGTCGCGTCTTACGGCAATCGTGATGAAGCGATTCGCGGTTGGCAAGTGTTAGAAAAGGCCCATCCAACGTCTTTTCAAGGGTTGCAACCGTTAGTGAATCAAAAAGAAGTGAATGGCCGAACCATGTATCAATTAAAAGTAGGCCCTTTTATTGATAAGTCCTTCAGCTCAGATTTTTGTAAAATGCTCAAGGAAAAGGGCAAAGACTGTTTGTTGACTCAATATAATGGCGAGACGTTCGTTCGTCGTTGA
- a CDS encoding methyl-accepting chemotaxis protein produces MLARINDIKIRYKLWAIIGLMSMGTAALILVSLSSLFNSHMDARKDRTQDILDIVNATLSPIYQQQNTGELTSEQAKQHAIQRLSELHYGDQQRLWIVDSNKYTLLNAPSLSQESRTPTALIKALKDAKNKHTTAPYQALEFDYSDITGTTHRMIASASDFAPWTITIIATASMDAVIDFFLQALIEYVILVGVLTLFVGGTALYIIHLVTSRVTSLCQTMTSVQHSGDLTQRVEFTGGDEMGEMARAFNDMMNDFQSIVRNVSHSSETLDNIVSQTNQSTHKTAQGVAEQLSNTSKATELMHDVMTSVEDTLTIAEQANTTTQELGQHSKQGLGVMNKANQDIQQLSIEVGGAAQQIQTLRKDVSHINERLGIIAEVADQTNLLALNAAIEAARAGEQGRGFAVVADEVRHLAQRSQLAATEIGGLIDQLTQQTLVAVEVMESARNTANQGAEQTSQAGQAFTKIANGVLSISKLNSAISQAADHQYESSQTVHQTLASIANICEATKHNSTDIQTSVNNLQDCASQLRQRVHQFST; encoded by the coding sequence ATGCTGGCGCGTATTAATGATATAAAAATCCGTTATAAATTGTGGGCAATCATCGGCTTAATGTCGATGGGAACGGCAGCGCTTATTCTTGTCTCGCTAAGCTCCTTATTCAATAGCCATATGGACGCAAGAAAAGACCGCACCCAAGACATACTGGACATAGTAAACGCGACCTTATCTCCCATCTATCAACAACAAAATACAGGGGAGCTTACTAGTGAGCAAGCCAAACAGCATGCGATTCAACGCTTATCTGAACTCCATTATGGCGATCAACAACGCCTGTGGATAGTCGATAGCAATAAATACACCTTGCTCAACGCCCCTTCCCTGTCCCAAGAATCTCGGACCCCAACCGCCTTAATAAAGGCGTTAAAAGACGCTAAAAACAAGCACACAACCGCCCCCTATCAAGCGCTTGAATTTGACTACTCAGACATAACAGGCACGACCCATCGCATGATCGCCAGTGCCTCGGATTTCGCGCCTTGGACTATCACTATTATCGCCACCGCCTCAATGGATGCCGTTATCGACTTCTTTCTACAGGCGTTAATAGAGTACGTTATTCTCGTCGGAGTACTGACCTTATTCGTTGGCGGCACCGCGCTCTATATTATCCATTTGGTCACCAGTCGAGTGACCTCATTATGCCAAACCATGACATCGGTTCAGCATTCAGGGGATTTAACACAACGGGTTGAATTTACCGGCGGCGATGAAATGGGCGAAATGGCACGCGCTTTTAACGACATGATGAACGATTTCCAATCCATTGTTCGCAATGTTAGCCACTCCAGCGAAACCCTAGACAACATTGTGAGCCAGACCAATCAATCCACCCACAAAACCGCCCAAGGCGTCGCCGAACAATTATCCAATACCAGCAAGGCCACTGAACTCATGCACGACGTGATGACCTCGGTGGAAGACACGCTTACCATTGCCGAACAAGCCAATACCACCACCCAAGAGCTTGGCCAGCATTCCAAGCAAGGTCTGGGCGTGATGAACAAAGCCAATCAAGACATTCAGCAGCTTTCTATTGAAGTCGGCGGCGCAGCGCAACAAATCCAAACATTGCGCAAAGACGTCAGTCATATTAATGAACGCTTAGGCATCATTGCAGAAGTCGCCGACCAAACCAATCTACTGGCACTCAATGCCGCCATTGAAGCCGCTCGCGCGGGTGAACAAGGACGAGGATTTGCCGTGGTGGCAGACGAAGTTCGCCACCTAGCCCAACGCTCGCAACTCGCCGCCACAGAAATTGGAGGGCTAATTGACCAATTGACGCAACAAACACTGGTCGCGGTGGAGGTGATGGAATCCGCCAGAAATACCGCCAACCAAGGGGCCGAGCAAACCTCACAAGCAGGCCAAGCGTTTACTAAAATCGCCAATGGCGTTTTGTCTATTTCTAAATTAAACAGCGCTATTAGCCAAGCAGCAGACCACCAATACGAATCCTCTCAAACCGTGCATCAAACCTTAGCCAGCATTGCCAACATCTGCGAAGCAACCAAGCATAACTCCACCGACATCCAAACCTCAGTCAACAACTTACAAGACTGCGCCAGTCAACTACGCCAGCGGGTACATCAATTCAGCACCTAA
- a CDS encoding YqaA family protein: protein MLYYASDTANSWLLLWGLASVGNTLGALTNWLLGGFLLRYESHKWFPVSADHRQKAERVFNRYGVWSLLLTWLPVVGDGIALVSGVLRTSIWYFLPLVFIGKAARYALVLWGHYWLFVN from the coding sequence TTGCTTTATTATGCCAGTGATACGGCAAATTCGTGGTTGCTTTTGTGGGGATTGGCCAGCGTAGGAAATACCTTAGGGGCGTTGACTAATTGGCTACTGGGTGGTTTTTTGTTGCGTTATGAAAGCCATAAATGGTTTCCTGTCAGTGCGGATCATCGTCAAAAAGCGGAGCGTGTGTTTAATCGTTATGGGGTGTGGAGTTTATTACTGACCTGGTTGCCTGTTGTGGGTGATGGTATTGCGTTAGTATCTGGGGTCTTACGAACGTCGATTTGGTACTTTTTGCCCTTGGTGTTCATTGGCAAAGCCGCGCGTTATGCTCTGGTTTTATGGGGGCATTATTGGTTATTTGTGAATTGA
- a CDS encoding glycoside hydrolase family 15 protein, which produces MASDTQDKLDSLYQHIQAVILSRQHPVTGLFPASTSINNHGNYTDAWVRDNVYSIQAVWALYLAYKRASNPHKRANELEFSCIKMMRGLLFAMMRQSHKVEAFKHSLDPKDALHAKYDTKTGLEAVADDAWGHLQIDATSFYLLMMAQMTKAGSKLIFSRDEFNFIQNLIYYISRTYRTPDYGIWERGNKVNNGRAEINASSVGMAKAAMEAMDGLNLFGEDGPEWAVVHSFADAVARAGSVLQSLLPKESRSKEVDSAILSIIGFPAFAVNDEKLTRRTRQEIINKLGGEYGCKRFLLDGHQSELEDQTRIYYEYDELINFEHIESEWPLFFTYLYIDRLFARDWESANFYRHKLESLMVEKDGQMLLPELYYVPQESILAEKENPGSQKRLPNDNLPLVWAQSLYLVGKMLDEELIKTDDLDPLGLHRSQHRPNKVTTSMVILAQNDKVMQRLSQAGCLCQTLEDIAPLKAISAEQLVETYQHLGASDALGLTGRPNRALNSLATSQAFSINNESYLCLSWIQNESKDYRKIDPALFQAHIRNELKTIAEHWYYQTNAVFTLLIDEAITEMEGSGELFEFIRLLQKRELEEFRVVPQSAKNAFKSGNRRAIMITTPHYSQLGAKLPVHDAPWPLSSKHHNHTDSKAGSMADSITESIQETDTETLLSLLNQKPTLSDAIAYLVELGARRALMNTVPNVTPATTAYKVLNSVYLQTLLSENWRCARQLYSLLLKPSTDLATYIADITVRQRLLVIGETPETEVDINAPLHQEVILDTLKSVSSSPIGLVISHELIAIAGTLIKVHPEFFAGVRTIRIHSLALLCARQFDPEESAPIFDTLSKVSPSQLYEAFKQVLQQKHDEFAHVASNMRYHHTTDADSKIKDVDWFDWRTEQGMITKLPESMLLQLWESLSHANTIVFGDLQSNTALDCKRALSSMTPGEDTFALLIESLTSDIHPSWYKSLIFEGLYAFIQFCQQHKNCKFDQEINLPVLVSQAALDHAKQHQAEHPEDDWANIALDEFAQRTPNKVNQSLRWAVSKLHSHQHKHSLS; this is translated from the coding sequence ATGGCATCTGACACTCAGGATAAGCTAGATTCTCTTTACCAACACATCCAAGCGGTTATTTTATCTCGTCAACACCCCGTTACTGGGCTTTTTCCAGCCAGCACAAGCATTAACAACCATGGCAATTATACCGACGCCTGGGTACGCGATAATGTGTACAGCATTCAAGCCGTGTGGGCGTTGTACCTAGCCTATAAACGCGCGTCAAACCCACATAAGCGCGCCAATGAACTGGAGTTTTCCTGCATAAAAATGATGCGTGGCCTACTTTTTGCCATGATGCGACAATCCCACAAAGTGGAAGCCTTCAAACACAGCCTAGACCCGAAAGACGCCCTGCACGCAAAATACGACACCAAAACGGGCCTAGAAGCCGTCGCTGACGATGCGTGGGGACACTTACAAATAGACGCCACCAGTTTCTATTTGCTGATGATGGCGCAAATGACCAAAGCCGGCAGCAAGCTGATCTTTTCCCGCGATGAATTCAATTTCATCCAGAACCTTATCTATTATATCTCTCGTACTTATCGCACACCGGATTACGGCATTTGGGAACGCGGTAATAAGGTCAATAATGGCCGAGCAGAAATCAATGCAAGTTCCGTTGGCATGGCAAAAGCCGCCATGGAAGCCATGGATGGACTTAACCTATTTGGCGAGGACGGGCCAGAATGGGCGGTCGTGCATTCGTTTGCCGATGCCGTGGCTAGAGCCGGCTCAGTCTTGCAATCTTTATTGCCCAAAGAGTCACGTTCAAAAGAAGTCGATAGTGCTATTTTAAGCATCATTGGCTTTCCCGCATTTGCCGTCAACGATGAGAAGCTAACACGGCGCACCCGCCAAGAAATCATCAATAAGCTCGGCGGCGAATATGGCTGCAAACGCTTTTTGCTCGACGGCCATCAGTCCGAGTTAGAGGACCAAACTCGAATCTACTATGAATACGATGAATTAATTAATTTTGAGCACATAGAATCAGAATGGCCATTGTTTTTCACTTATCTTTATATTGACCGTTTATTTGCCCGTGACTGGGAAAGCGCCAACTTTTATCGACACAAATTAGAGTCTCTAATGGTCGAAAAAGACGGTCAAATGCTGCTGCCTGAGCTGTATTATGTCCCTCAGGAAAGTATTCTAGCGGAAAAAGAAAACCCCGGATCCCAAAAGCGTCTTCCCAATGACAACCTTCCTCTAGTATGGGCACAAAGTCTTTATTTGGTTGGCAAGATGCTCGACGAAGAACTGATTAAAACCGATGATCTTGACCCACTTGGCCTGCACCGTAGTCAACACCGTCCCAATAAAGTCACCACATCTATGGTTATCTTGGCGCAAAACGACAAGGTGATGCAACGGCTCTCTCAAGCAGGCTGCTTATGCCAAACGCTTGAAGACATTGCCCCATTAAAAGCCATCAGCGCTGAGCAACTGGTCGAAACCTACCAGCACCTCGGGGCTTCTGACGCCTTGGGCTTAACGGGGCGTCCTAACCGAGCGCTTAATAGTTTGGCAACCTCTCAAGCCTTTAGTATTAATAACGAAAGCTACTTATGTTTATCCTGGATTCAGAATGAGAGCAAAGACTATCGTAAAATCGATCCAGCGCTATTCCAGGCACACATTCGCAATGAATTAAAAACCATCGCAGAACATTGGTATTATCAAACCAATGCGGTGTTTACTCTGCTTATTGATGAAGCCATTACGGAAATGGAAGGCAGCGGTGAATTATTTGAGTTCATTCGCTTATTACAAAAACGCGAGCTGGAAGAATTCAGAGTGGTGCCTCAGTCCGCAAAAAATGCCTTCAAATCAGGCAATCGACGCGCCATTATGATAACCACGCCTCATTACTCGCAACTTGGCGCCAAACTGCCGGTTCATGATGCGCCTTGGCCCTTGTCTAGCAAACACCACAACCATACCGATTCGAAAGCGGGTTCAATGGCTGACTCGATCACCGAATCAATACAAGAAACCGATACAGAAACCTTGCTCAGTTTATTGAATCAAAAACCCACCCTAAGCGATGCCATTGCCTACTTAGTGGAACTAGGCGCACGTCGAGCCTTAATGAACACCGTGCCTAACGTCACACCAGCGACCACCGCGTATAAGGTACTTAATAGTGTGTACTTGCAGACATTATTGTCTGAAAATTGGCGTTGTGCCCGCCAGTTGTATTCCTTGCTACTCAAACCATCCACCGACCTTGCCACCTATATTGCCGACATTACAGTGCGTCAGCGTTTACTGGTCATCGGAGAAACACCCGAAACCGAAGTCGATATTAATGCGCCGCTGCATCAAGAAGTCATTCTAGATACGCTAAAAAGCGTGTCATCGTCCCCTATTGGTTTGGTTATCAGCCATGAGCTGATCGCCATTGCAGGCACGCTCATCAAGGTGCACCCTGAATTCTTTGCTGGGGTTCGCACCATTCGCATTCACAGCCTAGCCTTGTTGTGTGCTCGCCAATTTGACCCGGAAGAAAGCGCGCCTATCTTCGATACCTTGTCAAAGGTATCCCCAAGCCAACTTTACGAAGCGTTCAAACAAGTATTACAGCAAAAACACGATGAGTTTGCCCACGTTGCTAGCAATATGCGCTATCACCACACCACAGACGCAGACAGTAAGATAAAAGATGTTGACTGGTTCGACTGGCGCACTGAGCAGGGTATGATCACCAAGCTACCAGAATCCATGCTATTGCAACTCTGGGAAAGCCTAAGCCATGCAAACACCATTGTATTTGGTGACTTACAAAGTAATACCGCACTGGACTGCAAACGTGCACTGAGCTCGATGACGCCCGGCGAAGACACCTTCGCTTTGTTGATCGAAAGCTTAACCTCAGACATCCACCCGAGTTGGTATAAAAGCCTTATTTTTGAAGGTTTATACGCTTTTATACAATTTTGCCAGCAGCACAAAAATTGCAAATTTGATCAAGAAATCAATTTGCCAGTACTTGTGTCTCAAGCCGCATTAGACCATGCTAAACAACACCAAGCAGAACATCCAGAAGACGACTGGGCGAATATAGCCTTAGATGAGTTTGCACAAAGAACGCCCAATAAAGTAAATCAATCTTTGCGCTGGGCCGTCAGCAAGTTGCACAGCCATCAGCACAAACACTCATTGAGTTAA